The genomic DNA ATGGGCCCAGCAGTAGGATTTCTCGACGCCAGCATTGGCGCTGACGTCCTTGCCGAACTGGTCGTAGGCTTGCCAGGCATCGACCTGCAGGATGCCCTGGTAGGTTCCGAGCAACTGTTTGGCCCACATCTTTCCGCGACCCGGCAGGTAGGTGTAGAGCGCCAGCGGCGGATCGGCACCGCCATGGGCCCGGTCGTCACAGACGATGACCCACATGTAGCCGGTTTTGGTCTTGCCGGTTCCCGGCGCCAGCACCTTGACGGTGGTTTCGTCGACGAACAGCCGTGATCGGACAAGCGCATCCACGCGCATCCGGTTGACGATCGGCATCAGCGCCGCGATGCCCCGGCCGACCCAGTTGGCCAGCGTGGCGCGGCTGATCTCGATGCCCTGCCGCGCGAAGATCTTCGACTGACGGTAAAGCGGAAGGTGATCGCAGTATTTGTTGATGAGCACATTCGCGATCAGTGCCTCGGTGGGCAAGCCGCCGGGCACCACATGTGCCGGTGCCGACGCCTGGTGTACGCCGTCGGTGCAGCAGCGGCAGGCATAGCGCGGCCGGATCGTCACCATGACGCGGTGTTGCGCCGGGATGATGTCGAGCCGCTCGCAGCGGTCCTCCCCGATTCTGTGCAGCGCGCCGCCGCAGGCGCATTCCAGGTTGTCGGGCTCGATCACCACCTCGAAGCGCGGCAGATGCGCCGGCAGCGATGCCCGCTCCGCGCCGGCAGGCCGCCGCTTGCGAGGCCTGAGGCCATAACGCTCGGTTTCCTCATCCGTCTTGTCCTGCAGGCCCTGGGCTTCGCCAAGGGCGACTGCCTGGTCTTCCAGCGCCAGGGCGAGCTGATCGGCGGACAGCTTTTCAGAGCGCTTGCCGAAGGTCGTGCGGTTGATCAGCTTGAGGATATGCTCGAGCCGCGCCGTGCGGGCGCGCTCGGCCAGCAGCATCGCCTTGAGCTGCTCGACGTCGTCGGGAAGCTCGTCGTATCCGGCCTCTGCGCCAGGTCCGACAGGGGGTTCAGGATGCGCCGCCACGCCCGTATCCTAACGGATTTTGCGCCGCCAGAAACGGCCTTGCGCCAAGCGGATTCAGGCATGCGACCTACTGCGCATGTAACGGTTTGGGCACTCGCGGAACATGCACGCGCGACCAGTCCAACCCTTCGATCAGCGCCGAGGCTTGCGCCGCCGACAGCTTCATCACCCCGTCTCCCGGGCGTGGCCAACGGAACTTTCCATCGTGCAGGCGCTTCGTCACCAGCACCAGCCCGGTTCCGTCCCAGACCAGGAGCTTTATCCGGTCCGCCCTGCGCGCCCGGAAGATAAACAGCATGCCAGAGAAAGGATCGAGTCTGAGCTCGCGCTCGACCAGCGAGGCGAGGCCCACCATTCCTTTCCTGAAGTCTACGGGCTGCGTCGCAACCAGCACCTTTAAGGGGCCAGGCGGGATGATCACGCGCTCACCTGCACGGCCAGCAGCACCCGCTCGATATGATCGGCGCTCACGTCGTCGGGCACGCGGATCACCAAGCCGCCGGTCTCGATGACGATCTGTCCGCTCACCGATTGCGGCGGCGGGCCGGGCAATGCGCCAGCATTCTCCCTCTCGACCATCGCCGGAACGAAACTCATGGCCTCCGCCCGTTCCCGCAATCCTCGACGCCATGTGTACAGCTGCTGCGGAAACAGCCCGTGTCGGCGCGCCACCGCCGACACATTCGCTCCAGGCTCCAGGCTCTCCGCAATAATCCGCGCCCGGGCCTCCGGTGTCCACCGGCGCTTGCCACCGGCGGTTTCGATCACATCAAGCCGTTCCGCACGGCCCGGCACGCTCGTTTCGACACTCGTTTCGAAATCAGTTTCATCACTCACCGGTCACCTCGCCGTCCATCGCGGCGAAACTACCAAACTCGGACAATCTGAAAATGTGGGGGAGGTTTACCGCTTACGATCAGATTACCGATGGACTAAATAAACTGCACGTCGCGATGCGGCGATCGGGAGTGAGCGATAAACTCGCCGTCATGGCCCGTTGCTCTATCGTGGGGCACATCATAGCAAAGTCGCCGTATGGGGATCGATCGCAGCCGCTGCGCGGCGTAGATACGTTCTTCAATAATGAACCTCTAGAAGGCGGTGAGATGTTTGGAATTTTTGGCCAAAAACCGAAGGACGGACCTCCCAACAGCGTTGGTGAGGCCAAGAAGCTTATAGAACGTCTCGGCCAATCTCGTGGTGGCGAAATCATCAGAGCCGGGGCGCTGGCTGGAAATGTGTTCTGCCAGATATTCTTGTCCCAAGCCGGGCTTTCTATTCCGAAGGAACGGAGAAATGACAAACTCCAGCATGACTTGGTGATGTTTACCGAAATGGCGGCCAAGTCCGGTGACGCGGGGTCTCAGTTTAACCTGGGTAAACTGTATATGGACAAGATTGATGCCAGCGCTGAATATCTCGATCAAGACGATATAGATAATATAAAACAAGCGAAGTATTGGTACGGAATGGCTTCAAGGCAAGGCCTGCCTGAGGCTATCAGATCTCTGAAAAACCTAGAAGTATTTGACTTTTGAAAACTTAAAGGGGTGATTTAATGGGTGCTGTAGCGGGAGGGCTAATTGTTATATACGTAATTGGTAAAATTACGGAATGGGCGGCATGGAAGCGAATTTTTGAGAGTTACAGATTAATGGTATGGGTGAGCTCCATAGCTGCTTTTGCAATAATCTTTGCTCTATGGTTTTCACAACGGAATAAGGTCTACGCCTTTAATCCTGCAATGTTCATCGACTATGCAATCGCAGGTATCGTCTTGCCTATTATTAGAACTATCTGGCGGAATCGTAGGGAAGCGAAGGCAAACCGTTCGGAGCGCTGAAATTGGCAAAGATCGGCTATCGAGATAAAATTCGA from Novosphingobium sp. KA1 includes the following:
- a CDS encoding transposase, producing the protein MSDETDFETSVETSVPGRAERLDVIETAGGKRRWTPEARARIIAESLEPGANVSAVARRHGLFPQQLYTWRRGLRERAEAMSFVPAMVERENAGALPGPPPQSVSGQIVIETGGLVIRVPDDVSADHIERVLLAVQVSA
- a CDS encoding IS66 family transposase, yielding MLLAERARTARLEHILKLINRTTFGKRSEKLSADQLALALEDQAVALGEAQGLQDKTDEETERYGLRPRKRRPAGAERASLPAHLPRFEVVIEPDNLECACGGALHRIGEDRCERLDIIPAQHRVMVTIRPRYACRCCTDGVHQASAPAHVVPGGLPTEALIANVLINKYCDHLPLYRQSKIFARQGIEISRATLANWVGRGIAALMPIVNRMRVDALVRSRLFVDETTVKVLAPGTGKTKTGYMWVIVCDDRAHGGADPPLALYTYLPGRGKMWAKQLLGTYQGILQVDAWQAYDQFGKDVSANAGVEKSYCWAHLRRKFMDAGSDAPIAQDALQRIARIYSIEKEVRGYPAEERLAVRQERSRPLVDKLHAWFVATSPRIMAGSATSDAMKYALKRWGGFTRFLYDGRIELDNNSAERAIRPVTLQRKNALFAGHQLGAENWAAIASLVETCKMLDIEPYAYLSDALSRIITRSDTDPIDDLLPYNWIDTHAGQTMFEMSNIATAA
- a CDS encoding sel1 repeat family protein, producing MSDKLAVMARCSIVGHIIAKSPYGDRSQPLRGVDTFFNNEPLEGGEMFGIFGQKPKDGPPNSVGEAKKLIERLGQSRGGEIIRAGALAGNVFCQIFLSQAGLSIPKERRNDKLQHDLVMFTEMAAKSGDAGSQFNLGKLYMDKIDASAEYLDQDDIDNIKQAKYWYGMASRQGLPEAIRSLKNLEVFDF
- the tnpB gene encoding IS66 family insertion sequence element accessory protein TnpB (TnpB, as the term is used for proteins encoded by IS66 family insertion elements, is considered an accessory protein, since TnpC, encoded by a neighboring gene, is a DDE family transposase.) encodes the protein MIIPPGPLKVLVATQPVDFRKGMVGLASLVERELRLDPFSGMLFIFRARRADRIKLLVWDGTGLVLVTKRLHDGKFRWPRPGDGVMKLSAAQASALIEGLDWSRVHVPRVPKPLHAQ